From one Triticum aestivum cultivar Chinese Spring chromosome 4B, IWGSC CS RefSeq v2.1, whole genome shotgun sequence genomic stretch:
- the LOC123091466 gene encoding transcription factor LHW isoform X1 has translation MAVGDALRRLCEEIGWSYAVFWKAIGAADPVHLVWEDGYCGHTPCPAGSEASQARAAELGCSAAVDSICSLVRKDMAEQVHVVGEGTVGRVAFTGSHQWIIHGTADDHGLSSEVASEMHYQFRAGIKTIAIIPVLPRGVLQLGSTGVQVMENTSFVMHAKKLCSQLNQRSSMASSASVKSTSNQSRPLHGASNIQAADNSFSQFPVIREQYRRSDSATASSSKSLNASLFEAAQQNGLTGREHIVYGKPNDMFVQQASYCDNRLGSNTQSAEISSGLVPSSLASVEQQQMLMNTIGQLEFGSGTDLARSALLKSLLYRNPFMHETSDMKLSHGRVGLPQGTAGHGSYGFLPGSAGVVSTTLCTSSQVSEQGSHSSSGMLRQKQPPVSCNVPQSSEFTMKMVHQERRSSEGALPVSSQSDVQVSNCLNGMSQENLLSRSGHMQKDQNADRANDPRVAVSTQGVKNMDGCMLPAMPSETTHSLLLQPTWDNDLFDIFGSEFHQLGHNVDANLVSSCDAKSHSLDREATEPSICLDSSSLFSSLDNDFPCSGIFSLTDTDQLLDAVISNVNPSSKQSSDDNASCKTALTDIPNISHFGLEELKQCDSSGIPSTVIKNESTQIVKQPYYFDKTEDGCLSQNNGAQKSQIRLWIENGQNMKCESASASNSKGLDTQSKSNRKRSRPGESSKARPKDRQLIQDRIKELREMVPNGAKQCSIDALLEKTVKHMLFLQSVTKHADKLKDSTESKILGSENGPVWKDYFEGGATWAFDVGSQSMTCPIIVEDLDRPRQMLVEMICEDRGIFLEIADFIKGLGLTILRGVMEARKSKIWARFTVEANRDVTRMEIFLSLVRLLEPNCDGSGAAENPNSVNMPLGLVRQPVIPATGGIQ, from the exons ATGGCGGTCGGGGACGCGCTGCGGCGCCTCTGCGAGGAGATCGGCTGGTCCTACGCCGTCTTCTGGAAGGCCATCGGCGCCGCCGACCCCGT GCATTTGGTGTGGGAGGACGGCTACTGCGGCCACACGCCATGCCCCGCCGGATCTGAGGCTTCTCAAGCTCGGGCCGCTGAGCTCGGGTGTTCTGCTGCTGTTGACAGCATTTGCTCACTCGTTCGGAAGGACATGGCCGAGCAGGTTCATGTCGTTGGAGAAGG GACCGTCGGCCGTGTTGCCTTCACTGGCAGTCATCAATGGATCATCCATGGTACTGCGGATGATCACGGGCTCTCATCCGAG GTTGCTTCTGAGATGCATTATCAGTTCAGAGCTGGCATTAAG ACTATTGCGATTATTCCTGTGCTACCACGCGGCGTGCTACAATTAGGCTCTACTGGTGTG CAGGTTATGGAGAACACAAGTTTTGTGATGCATGCAAAGAAATTGTGCTCTCAGCTGAACCAGCGATCAAGTATGGCTTCATCTGCTTCAGTAAAAAGTACTTCGAATCAGTCGCGTCCTCTGCATGGTGCCTCAAACATCCAAGCTGCAGACAATTCCTTCAGTCAATTCCCAGTGATACGTGAACAATACAGACGATCTGATAGCGCAACTGCATCAAGTAGCAAATCACTAAATGCATCTTTGTTTGAGGCTGCACAACAGAATGGTCTAACTGGTAGAGAGCATATTGTCTATGGCAAGCCTAACGATATGTTTGTACAACAAGCGTCTTATTGTGATAATCGACTTGGAAGTAATACACAGAGTGCTGAAATAAGCTCTGGTTTGGTCCCATCGAGCTTGGCATCAGTGGAGCAACAGCAAATGCTGATGAACACCATTGGACAGTTAGAATTTGGTAGCGGTACAGATTTGGCACGGAGTGCACTGCTAAAATCACTTTTATACCGAAATCCTTTTATGCATGAAACTAGTGACATGAAGCTGTCACATGGAAGAGTTGGCCTACCCCAAGGGACTGCTGGTCATGGGAGTTATGGTTTCCTCCCTGGAAGTGCCGGAGTAGTCAGTACTACCTTATGTACATCAAGTCAAGTATCAGAACAAGGAAGCCATTCCAGTTCAGGAATGTTACGGCAGAAGCAACCTCCAGTTTCTTGTAATGTTCCCCAATCTTCTGAATTCACCATGAAAATGGTGCACCAAGAAAGAAGGTCATCTGAAGGTGCTCTGCCTGTATCTTCTCAATCTGATGTTCAGGTTTCTAATTGCTTGAATGGCATGTCCCAGGAGAATCTATTGAGTAGGTCAGGTCATATGCAGAAAGATCAAAATGCCGATAGAGCAAATGATCCACGTGTTGCTGTGAGCACACAAGGTGTGAAGAATATGGATGGTTGCATGCTGCCAGCTATGCCCAGTGAGACAACTCACTCTTTGCTTTTGCAGCCAACATGGGATAATGACTTGTTTGATATATTTGGTTCTGAATTTCATCAGTTGGGTCATAATGTGGATGCTAATTTGGTGTCCTCCTGTGATGCAAAATCTCATAGTTTAGACAGAGAGGCAACTGAACCCTCGATTTGTCTTGATTCTTCTTCACTCTTCAGTTCACTAGACAATGACTTTCCCTGTTCCGGGATCTTCTCACTAACTGATACTGATCAATTACTGGATGCTGTCATCTCAAATGTCAACCCCAGCAGTAAGCAGAGTTCTGATGACAATGCTTCTTGCAAGACTGCATTGACTGACATTCCAAACATTTCTCATTTTGGTTTGGAAGAGTTAAAGCAATGTGACTCCTCTGGCATTCCTTCAACGGTAATCAAGAATGAGTCCACACAGATTGTTAAACAACCATATTACTTCGATAAGACTGAAGATGGTTGTCTTTCCCAAAATAATGGAGCACAGAAATCTCAGATACGTCTTTGGATTGAGAATGGTCAGAACATGAAATGTGAAAGTGCATCAGCTTCTAACAGCAAAGGTCTTGATACACAAAGCAAGTCAAATCGAAAGAGATCTCGACCTGGAGAGAGTTCTAAGGCACGGCCAAAGGATCGGCAGCTGATACAGGATCGTATAAAGGAGCTCCGAGAAATGGTGCCTAATGGAGCTAAG CAGTGCAGCATTGATGCTTTGTTGGAGAAGACAGTTAAGCACATGCTCTTCTTGCAAAGCGTTACAAAGCATGCAGACAAGCTCAAGGATTCTACTGAATCTAAG ATACTTGGCAGTGAGAACGGTCCTGTGTGGAAAGACTACTTTGAAGGCGGTGCAACCTGGGCCTTTGATGTTGGCTCTCAGTCTATGACATGTCCAATCATCGTTGAGGATCTTGACAGACCACGTCAGATGCTTGTGGAG ATGATTTGTGAGGATAGAGGCATCTTCTTGGAGATAGCTGATTTCATCAAAGGACTTGGGTTGACCATCCTGAGGGGTGTAATGGAAGCACGTAAAAGTAAAATCTGGGCACGCTTTACCGTTGAG GCAAACAGGGACGTAACCAGAATGGAGATCTTTCTGTCGCTTGTACGGTTATTGGAACCCAACTGTGATGGCAGCGGAGCAGCAGAGAATCCCAACAGTGTGAACATGCCTCTTGGTTTGGTTCGCCAACCTGTCATCCCGGCAACAGGTGGTATCCAGTGA
- the LOC123091466 gene encoding transcription factor LHW isoform X3, with the protein MAVGDALRRLCEEIGWSYAVFWKAIGAADPVHLVWEDGYCGHTPCPAGSEASQARAAELGCSAAVDSICSLVRKDMAEQVHVVGEGTVGRVAFTGSHQWIIHGTADDHGLSSEVASEMHYQFRAGIKTIAIIPVLPRGVLQLGSTGVQVMENTSFVMHAKKLCSQLNQRSSMASSASVKSTSNQSRPLHGASNIQAADNSFSQFPVIREQYRRSDSATASSSKSLNASLFEAAQQNGLTGREHIVYGKPNDMFVQQASYCDNRLGSNTQSAEISSGLVPSSLASVEQQQMLMNTIGQLEFGSGTDLARSALLKSLLYRNPFMHETSDMKLSHGRVGLPQGTAGHGSYGFLPGSAGVVSTTLCTSSQVSEQGSHSSSGMLRQKQPPVSCNVPQSSEFTMKMVHQERRSSEGALPVSSQSDVQVSNCLNGMSQENLLSRSGHMQKDQNADRANDPRVAVSTQGVKNMDGCMLPAMPSETTHSLLLQPTWDNDLFDIFGSEFHQLGHNVDANLVSSCDAKSHSLDREATEPSICLDSSSLFSSLDNDFPCSGIFSLTDTDQLLDAVISNVNPSSKQSSDDNASCKTALTDIPNISHFGLEELKQCDSSGIPSTVIKNESTQIVKQPYYFDKTEDGCLSQNNGAQKSQIRLWIENGQNMKCESASASNSKGLDTQSKSNRKRSRPGESSKARPKDRQLIQDRIKELREMVPNGAKCSIDALLEKTVKHMLFLQSVTKHADKLKDSTESKILGSENGPVWKDYFEGGATWAFDVGSQSMTCPIIVEDLDRPRQMLVEMICEDRGIFLEIADFIKGLGLTILRGVMEARKSKIWARFTVEANRDVTRMEIFLSLVRLLEPNCDGSGAAENPNSVNMPLGLVRQPVIPATGGIQ; encoded by the exons ATGGCGGTCGGGGACGCGCTGCGGCGCCTCTGCGAGGAGATCGGCTGGTCCTACGCCGTCTTCTGGAAGGCCATCGGCGCCGCCGACCCCGT GCATTTGGTGTGGGAGGACGGCTACTGCGGCCACACGCCATGCCCCGCCGGATCTGAGGCTTCTCAAGCTCGGGCCGCTGAGCTCGGGTGTTCTGCTGCTGTTGACAGCATTTGCTCACTCGTTCGGAAGGACATGGCCGAGCAGGTTCATGTCGTTGGAGAAGG GACCGTCGGCCGTGTTGCCTTCACTGGCAGTCATCAATGGATCATCCATGGTACTGCGGATGATCACGGGCTCTCATCCGAG GTTGCTTCTGAGATGCATTATCAGTTCAGAGCTGGCATTAAG ACTATTGCGATTATTCCTGTGCTACCACGCGGCGTGCTACAATTAGGCTCTACTGGTGTG CAGGTTATGGAGAACACAAGTTTTGTGATGCATGCAAAGAAATTGTGCTCTCAGCTGAACCAGCGATCAAGTATGGCTTCATCTGCTTCAGTAAAAAGTACTTCGAATCAGTCGCGTCCTCTGCATGGTGCCTCAAACATCCAAGCTGCAGACAATTCCTTCAGTCAATTCCCAGTGATACGTGAACAATACAGACGATCTGATAGCGCAACTGCATCAAGTAGCAAATCACTAAATGCATCTTTGTTTGAGGCTGCACAACAGAATGGTCTAACTGGTAGAGAGCATATTGTCTATGGCAAGCCTAACGATATGTTTGTACAACAAGCGTCTTATTGTGATAATCGACTTGGAAGTAATACACAGAGTGCTGAAATAAGCTCTGGTTTGGTCCCATCGAGCTTGGCATCAGTGGAGCAACAGCAAATGCTGATGAACACCATTGGACAGTTAGAATTTGGTAGCGGTACAGATTTGGCACGGAGTGCACTGCTAAAATCACTTTTATACCGAAATCCTTTTATGCATGAAACTAGTGACATGAAGCTGTCACATGGAAGAGTTGGCCTACCCCAAGGGACTGCTGGTCATGGGAGTTATGGTTTCCTCCCTGGAAGTGCCGGAGTAGTCAGTACTACCTTATGTACATCAAGTCAAGTATCAGAACAAGGAAGCCATTCCAGTTCAGGAATGTTACGGCAGAAGCAACCTCCAGTTTCTTGTAATGTTCCCCAATCTTCTGAATTCACCATGAAAATGGTGCACCAAGAAAGAAGGTCATCTGAAGGTGCTCTGCCTGTATCTTCTCAATCTGATGTTCAGGTTTCTAATTGCTTGAATGGCATGTCCCAGGAGAATCTATTGAGTAGGTCAGGTCATATGCAGAAAGATCAAAATGCCGATAGAGCAAATGATCCACGTGTTGCTGTGAGCACACAAGGTGTGAAGAATATGGATGGTTGCATGCTGCCAGCTATGCCCAGTGAGACAACTCACTCTTTGCTTTTGCAGCCAACATGGGATAATGACTTGTTTGATATATTTGGTTCTGAATTTCATCAGTTGGGTCATAATGTGGATGCTAATTTGGTGTCCTCCTGTGATGCAAAATCTCATAGTTTAGACAGAGAGGCAACTGAACCCTCGATTTGTCTTGATTCTTCTTCACTCTTCAGTTCACTAGACAATGACTTTCCCTGTTCCGGGATCTTCTCACTAACTGATACTGATCAATTACTGGATGCTGTCATCTCAAATGTCAACCCCAGCAGTAAGCAGAGTTCTGATGACAATGCTTCTTGCAAGACTGCATTGACTGACATTCCAAACATTTCTCATTTTGGTTTGGAAGAGTTAAAGCAATGTGACTCCTCTGGCATTCCTTCAACGGTAATCAAGAATGAGTCCACACAGATTGTTAAACAACCATATTACTTCGATAAGACTGAAGATGGTTGTCTTTCCCAAAATAATGGAGCACAGAAATCTCAGATACGTCTTTGGATTGAGAATGGTCAGAACATGAAATGTGAAAGTGCATCAGCTTCTAACAGCAAAGGTCTTGATACACAAAGCAAGTCAAATCGAAAGAGATCTCGACCTGGAGAGAGTTCTAAGGCACGGCCAAAGGATCGGCAGCTGATACAGGATCGTATAAAGGAGCTCCGAGAAATGGTGCCTAATGGAGCTAAG TGCAGCATTGATGCTTTGTTGGAGAAGACAGTTAAGCACATGCTCTTCTTGCAAAGCGTTACAAAGCATGCAGACAAGCTCAAGGATTCTACTGAATCTAAG ATACTTGGCAGTGAGAACGGTCCTGTGTGGAAAGACTACTTTGAAGGCGGTGCAACCTGGGCCTTTGATGTTGGCTCTCAGTCTATGACATGTCCAATCATCGTTGAGGATCTTGACAGACCACGTCAGATGCTTGTGGAG ATGATTTGTGAGGATAGAGGCATCTTCTTGGAGATAGCTGATTTCATCAAAGGACTTGGGTTGACCATCCTGAGGGGTGTAATGGAAGCACGTAAAAGTAAAATCTGGGCACGCTTTACCGTTGAG GCAAACAGGGACGTAACCAGAATGGAGATCTTTCTGTCGCTTGTACGGTTATTGGAACCCAACTGTGATGGCAGCGGAGCAGCAGAGAATCCCAACAGTGTGAACATGCCTCTTGGTTTGGTTCGCCAACCTGTCATCCCGGCAACAGGTGGTATCCAGTGA
- the LOC123091466 gene encoding transcription factor LHW isoform X4, producing the protein MAVGDALRRLCEEIGWSYAVFWKAIGAADPVHLVWEDGYCGHTPCPAGSEASQARAAELGCSAAVDSICSLVRKDMAEQVHVVGEGTVGRVAFTGSHQWIIHGTADDHGLSSEVASEMHYQFRAGIKTIAIIPVLPRGVLQLGSTGVVMENTSFVMHAKKLCSQLNQRSSMASSASVKSTSNQSRPLHGASNIQAADNSFSQFPVIREQYRRSDSATASSSKSLNASLFEAAQQNGLTGREHIVYGKPNDMFVQQASYCDNRLGSNTQSAEISSGLVPSSLASVEQQQMLMNTIGQLEFGSGTDLARSALLKSLLYRNPFMHETSDMKLSHGRVGLPQGTAGHGSYGFLPGSAGVVSTTLCTSSQVSEQGSHSSSGMLRQKQPPVSCNVPQSSEFTMKMVHQERRSSEGALPVSSQSDVQVSNCLNGMSQENLLSRSGHMQKDQNADRANDPRVAVSTQGVKNMDGCMLPAMPSETTHSLLLQPTWDNDLFDIFGSEFHQLGHNVDANLVSSCDAKSHSLDREATEPSICLDSSSLFSSLDNDFPCSGIFSLTDTDQLLDAVISNVNPSSKQSSDDNASCKTALTDIPNISHFGLEELKQCDSSGIPSTVIKNESTQIVKQPYYFDKTEDGCLSQNNGAQKSQIRLWIENGQNMKCESASASNSKGLDTQSKSNRKRSRPGESSKARPKDRQLIQDRIKELREMVPNGAKCSIDALLEKTVKHMLFLQSVTKHADKLKDSTESKILGSENGPVWKDYFEGGATWAFDVGSQSMTCPIIVEDLDRPRQMLVEMICEDRGIFLEIADFIKGLGLTILRGVMEARKSKIWARFTVEANRDVTRMEIFLSLVRLLEPNCDGSGAAENPNSVNMPLGLVRQPVIPATGGIQ; encoded by the exons ATGGCGGTCGGGGACGCGCTGCGGCGCCTCTGCGAGGAGATCGGCTGGTCCTACGCCGTCTTCTGGAAGGCCATCGGCGCCGCCGACCCCGT GCATTTGGTGTGGGAGGACGGCTACTGCGGCCACACGCCATGCCCCGCCGGATCTGAGGCTTCTCAAGCTCGGGCCGCTGAGCTCGGGTGTTCTGCTGCTGTTGACAGCATTTGCTCACTCGTTCGGAAGGACATGGCCGAGCAGGTTCATGTCGTTGGAGAAGG GACCGTCGGCCGTGTTGCCTTCACTGGCAGTCATCAATGGATCATCCATGGTACTGCGGATGATCACGGGCTCTCATCCGAG GTTGCTTCTGAGATGCATTATCAGTTCAGAGCTGGCATTAAG ACTATTGCGATTATTCCTGTGCTACCACGCGGCGTGCTACAATTAGGCTCTACTGGTGTG GTTATGGAGAACACAAGTTTTGTGATGCATGCAAAGAAATTGTGCTCTCAGCTGAACCAGCGATCAAGTATGGCTTCATCTGCTTCAGTAAAAAGTACTTCGAATCAGTCGCGTCCTCTGCATGGTGCCTCAAACATCCAAGCTGCAGACAATTCCTTCAGTCAATTCCCAGTGATACGTGAACAATACAGACGATCTGATAGCGCAACTGCATCAAGTAGCAAATCACTAAATGCATCTTTGTTTGAGGCTGCACAACAGAATGGTCTAACTGGTAGAGAGCATATTGTCTATGGCAAGCCTAACGATATGTTTGTACAACAAGCGTCTTATTGTGATAATCGACTTGGAAGTAATACACAGAGTGCTGAAATAAGCTCTGGTTTGGTCCCATCGAGCTTGGCATCAGTGGAGCAACAGCAAATGCTGATGAACACCATTGGACAGTTAGAATTTGGTAGCGGTACAGATTTGGCACGGAGTGCACTGCTAAAATCACTTTTATACCGAAATCCTTTTATGCATGAAACTAGTGACATGAAGCTGTCACATGGAAGAGTTGGCCTACCCCAAGGGACTGCTGGTCATGGGAGTTATGGTTTCCTCCCTGGAAGTGCCGGAGTAGTCAGTACTACCTTATGTACATCAAGTCAAGTATCAGAACAAGGAAGCCATTCCAGTTCAGGAATGTTACGGCAGAAGCAACCTCCAGTTTCTTGTAATGTTCCCCAATCTTCTGAATTCACCATGAAAATGGTGCACCAAGAAAGAAGGTCATCTGAAGGTGCTCTGCCTGTATCTTCTCAATCTGATGTTCAGGTTTCTAATTGCTTGAATGGCATGTCCCAGGAGAATCTATTGAGTAGGTCAGGTCATATGCAGAAAGATCAAAATGCCGATAGAGCAAATGATCCACGTGTTGCTGTGAGCACACAAGGTGTGAAGAATATGGATGGTTGCATGCTGCCAGCTATGCCCAGTGAGACAACTCACTCTTTGCTTTTGCAGCCAACATGGGATAATGACTTGTTTGATATATTTGGTTCTGAATTTCATCAGTTGGGTCATAATGTGGATGCTAATTTGGTGTCCTCCTGTGATGCAAAATCTCATAGTTTAGACAGAGAGGCAACTGAACCCTCGATTTGTCTTGATTCTTCTTCACTCTTCAGTTCACTAGACAATGACTTTCCCTGTTCCGGGATCTTCTCACTAACTGATACTGATCAATTACTGGATGCTGTCATCTCAAATGTCAACCCCAGCAGTAAGCAGAGTTCTGATGACAATGCTTCTTGCAAGACTGCATTGACTGACATTCCAAACATTTCTCATTTTGGTTTGGAAGAGTTAAAGCAATGTGACTCCTCTGGCATTCCTTCAACGGTAATCAAGAATGAGTCCACACAGATTGTTAAACAACCATATTACTTCGATAAGACTGAAGATGGTTGTCTTTCCCAAAATAATGGAGCACAGAAATCTCAGATACGTCTTTGGATTGAGAATGGTCAGAACATGAAATGTGAAAGTGCATCAGCTTCTAACAGCAAAGGTCTTGATACACAAAGCAAGTCAAATCGAAAGAGATCTCGACCTGGAGAGAGTTCTAAGGCACGGCCAAAGGATCGGCAGCTGATACAGGATCGTATAAAGGAGCTCCGAGAAATGGTGCCTAATGGAGCTAAG TGCAGCATTGATGCTTTGTTGGAGAAGACAGTTAAGCACATGCTCTTCTTGCAAAGCGTTACAAAGCATGCAGACAAGCTCAAGGATTCTACTGAATCTAAG ATACTTGGCAGTGAGAACGGTCCTGTGTGGAAAGACTACTTTGAAGGCGGTGCAACCTGGGCCTTTGATGTTGGCTCTCAGTCTATGACATGTCCAATCATCGTTGAGGATCTTGACAGACCACGTCAGATGCTTGTGGAG ATGATTTGTGAGGATAGAGGCATCTTCTTGGAGATAGCTGATTTCATCAAAGGACTTGGGTTGACCATCCTGAGGGGTGTAATGGAAGCACGTAAAAGTAAAATCTGGGCACGCTTTACCGTTGAG GCAAACAGGGACGTAACCAGAATGGAGATCTTTCTGTCGCTTGTACGGTTATTGGAACCCAACTGTGATGGCAGCGGAGCAGCAGAGAATCCCAACAGTGTGAACATGCCTCTTGGTTTGGTTCGCCAACCTGTCATCCCGGCAACAGGTGGTATCCAGTGA
- the LOC123091466 gene encoding transcription factor LHW isoform X2, with the protein MAVGDALRRLCEEIGWSYAVFWKAIGAADPVHLVWEDGYCGHTPCPAGSEASQARAAELGCSAAVDSICSLVRKDMAEQVHVVGEGTVGRVAFTGSHQWIIHGTADDHGLSSEVASEMHYQFRAGIKTIAIIPVLPRGVLQLGSTGVVMENTSFVMHAKKLCSQLNQRSSMASSASVKSTSNQSRPLHGASNIQAADNSFSQFPVIREQYRRSDSATASSSKSLNASLFEAAQQNGLTGREHIVYGKPNDMFVQQASYCDNRLGSNTQSAEISSGLVPSSLASVEQQQMLMNTIGQLEFGSGTDLARSALLKSLLYRNPFMHETSDMKLSHGRVGLPQGTAGHGSYGFLPGSAGVVSTTLCTSSQVSEQGSHSSSGMLRQKQPPVSCNVPQSSEFTMKMVHQERRSSEGALPVSSQSDVQVSNCLNGMSQENLLSRSGHMQKDQNADRANDPRVAVSTQGVKNMDGCMLPAMPSETTHSLLLQPTWDNDLFDIFGSEFHQLGHNVDANLVSSCDAKSHSLDREATEPSICLDSSSLFSSLDNDFPCSGIFSLTDTDQLLDAVISNVNPSSKQSSDDNASCKTALTDIPNISHFGLEELKQCDSSGIPSTVIKNESTQIVKQPYYFDKTEDGCLSQNNGAQKSQIRLWIENGQNMKCESASASNSKGLDTQSKSNRKRSRPGESSKARPKDRQLIQDRIKELREMVPNGAKQCSIDALLEKTVKHMLFLQSVTKHADKLKDSTESKILGSENGPVWKDYFEGGATWAFDVGSQSMTCPIIVEDLDRPRQMLVEMICEDRGIFLEIADFIKGLGLTILRGVMEARKSKIWARFTVEANRDVTRMEIFLSLVRLLEPNCDGSGAAENPNSVNMPLGLVRQPVIPATGGIQ; encoded by the exons ATGGCGGTCGGGGACGCGCTGCGGCGCCTCTGCGAGGAGATCGGCTGGTCCTACGCCGTCTTCTGGAAGGCCATCGGCGCCGCCGACCCCGT GCATTTGGTGTGGGAGGACGGCTACTGCGGCCACACGCCATGCCCCGCCGGATCTGAGGCTTCTCAAGCTCGGGCCGCTGAGCTCGGGTGTTCTGCTGCTGTTGACAGCATTTGCTCACTCGTTCGGAAGGACATGGCCGAGCAGGTTCATGTCGTTGGAGAAGG GACCGTCGGCCGTGTTGCCTTCACTGGCAGTCATCAATGGATCATCCATGGTACTGCGGATGATCACGGGCTCTCATCCGAG GTTGCTTCTGAGATGCATTATCAGTTCAGAGCTGGCATTAAG ACTATTGCGATTATTCCTGTGCTACCACGCGGCGTGCTACAATTAGGCTCTACTGGTGTG GTTATGGAGAACACAAGTTTTGTGATGCATGCAAAGAAATTGTGCTCTCAGCTGAACCAGCGATCAAGTATGGCTTCATCTGCTTCAGTAAAAAGTACTTCGAATCAGTCGCGTCCTCTGCATGGTGCCTCAAACATCCAAGCTGCAGACAATTCCTTCAGTCAATTCCCAGTGATACGTGAACAATACAGACGATCTGATAGCGCAACTGCATCAAGTAGCAAATCACTAAATGCATCTTTGTTTGAGGCTGCACAACAGAATGGTCTAACTGGTAGAGAGCATATTGTCTATGGCAAGCCTAACGATATGTTTGTACAACAAGCGTCTTATTGTGATAATCGACTTGGAAGTAATACACAGAGTGCTGAAATAAGCTCTGGTTTGGTCCCATCGAGCTTGGCATCAGTGGAGCAACAGCAAATGCTGATGAACACCATTGGACAGTTAGAATTTGGTAGCGGTACAGATTTGGCACGGAGTGCACTGCTAAAATCACTTTTATACCGAAATCCTTTTATGCATGAAACTAGTGACATGAAGCTGTCACATGGAAGAGTTGGCCTACCCCAAGGGACTGCTGGTCATGGGAGTTATGGTTTCCTCCCTGGAAGTGCCGGAGTAGTCAGTACTACCTTATGTACATCAAGTCAAGTATCAGAACAAGGAAGCCATTCCAGTTCAGGAATGTTACGGCAGAAGCAACCTCCAGTTTCTTGTAATGTTCCCCAATCTTCTGAATTCACCATGAAAATGGTGCACCAAGAAAGAAGGTCATCTGAAGGTGCTCTGCCTGTATCTTCTCAATCTGATGTTCAGGTTTCTAATTGCTTGAATGGCATGTCCCAGGAGAATCTATTGAGTAGGTCAGGTCATATGCAGAAAGATCAAAATGCCGATAGAGCAAATGATCCACGTGTTGCTGTGAGCACACAAGGTGTGAAGAATATGGATGGTTGCATGCTGCCAGCTATGCCCAGTGAGACAACTCACTCTTTGCTTTTGCAGCCAACATGGGATAATGACTTGTTTGATATATTTGGTTCTGAATTTCATCAGTTGGGTCATAATGTGGATGCTAATTTGGTGTCCTCCTGTGATGCAAAATCTCATAGTTTAGACAGAGAGGCAACTGAACCCTCGATTTGTCTTGATTCTTCTTCACTCTTCAGTTCACTAGACAATGACTTTCCCTGTTCCGGGATCTTCTCACTAACTGATACTGATCAATTACTGGATGCTGTCATCTCAAATGTCAACCCCAGCAGTAAGCAGAGTTCTGATGACAATGCTTCTTGCAAGACTGCATTGACTGACATTCCAAACATTTCTCATTTTGGTTTGGAAGAGTTAAAGCAATGTGACTCCTCTGGCATTCCTTCAACGGTAATCAAGAATGAGTCCACACAGATTGTTAAACAACCATATTACTTCGATAAGACTGAAGATGGTTGTCTTTCCCAAAATAATGGAGCACAGAAATCTCAGATACGTCTTTGGATTGAGAATGGTCAGAACATGAAATGTGAAAGTGCATCAGCTTCTAACAGCAAAGGTCTTGATACACAAAGCAAGTCAAATCGAAAGAGATCTCGACCTGGAGAGAGTTCTAAGGCACGGCCAAAGGATCGGCAGCTGATACAGGATCGTATAAAGGAGCTCCGAGAAATGGTGCCTAATGGAGCTAAG CAGTGCAGCATTGATGCTTTGTTGGAGAAGACAGTTAAGCACATGCTCTTCTTGCAAAGCGTTACAAAGCATGCAGACAAGCTCAAGGATTCTACTGAATCTAAG ATACTTGGCAGTGAGAACGGTCCTGTGTGGAAAGACTACTTTGAAGGCGGTGCAACCTGGGCCTTTGATGTTGGCTCTCAGTCTATGACATGTCCAATCATCGTTGAGGATCTTGACAGACCACGTCAGATGCTTGTGGAG ATGATTTGTGAGGATAGAGGCATCTTCTTGGAGATAGCTGATTTCATCAAAGGACTTGGGTTGACCATCCTGAGGGGTGTAATGGAAGCACGTAAAAGTAAAATCTGGGCACGCTTTACCGTTGAG GCAAACAGGGACGTAACCAGAATGGAGATCTTTCTGTCGCTTGTACGGTTATTGGAACCCAACTGTGATGGCAGCGGAGCAGCAGAGAATCCCAACAGTGTGAACATGCCTCTTGGTTTGGTTCGCCAACCTGTCATCCCGGCAACAGGTGGTATCCAGTGA